Proteins co-encoded in one Papaver somniferum cultivar HN1 chromosome 5, ASM357369v1, whole genome shotgun sequence genomic window:
- the LOC113282438 gene encoding boron transporter 1-like isoform X2, which translates to MEETFVPLRGIRNDIRGRLLCYKEDWTSGFKVGLRILAPTTYIFFASAIPVISFGEQLERNTNGSITAVQTLASTAVCGIIHSIIGGQPLLILGVAEPTVLMYTFMFDFAKDRKDLGENLFLPWTGWVCVWTAVLLFLLAVLGACSIINRFTRVAGELFGLLIAMLFMQQAIRGVVDEFRVPQREDPKQEAFLPSWRFGNGMFALVLSFGLLLTALGSRKARSWRYGSGMLRGLIADYGVPLMVLIWTGVSCIPVDSVPRGIPRRLFSPNPWSPGAYTNWTVLKEMLNVPLIYIVGAFVPATMIAVLYYFDHSVASQLAQQKEFNLKKPPSFHYDLLLLGFMVILCGLLGIPPSNGVIPQSPMHTKSLATLKHQIMRNKLVRTARTSISKNTSLAQLYSTMQEAYNEIQTPLVYQHPPGLGLKELKESTIQLASRTGYIDAPVDPTVFDIEKDIDDLLPVEVKEQRVSNLLQSLMVGCCVAAMPLLKKIPTSVLWGYFAFMAIESLAGNQCWERILLLFTAPSRRYKVLTEYHATFIETVPFRSIATFTIFQTVYLLLCFGITWIPLAGVLFPLLIMLLVPVRQYILPNFFKAAHLQDLDAAEYEESPIMALSLDDQDLQRVAHMDDGEILDDILTRSRGVTESV; encoded by the exons ATGGAAGAAACGTTTGTGCCTCTGCGTGGGATCAGGAATGACATCAGAGGTAGACTGTTGTGCTACAAAGAAGACTGGACTAGTGGTTTCAAAGTTGGCCTCAG GATCCTCGCTCCTACAACGTACATATTCTTTGCTTCAGCAATCCCAGTTATATCTTTTGGAGAGCAATTGGAGAGAAATACAA ATGGTTCAATAACTGCCGTACAAACACTTGCTTCAACTGCCGTATGTGGAATCATACACTCAATTATTGGAGGCCAGCCACTGCTTATACTTGGTGTTGCGGAGCCGACGGTGCTGATGTATACTTTCATGTTTGACTTTGCAAAGGATAGAAAGGACTTGGGGGAGAATCTCTTCTTACCATGGACTGGATG GGTTTGTGTATGGACTGCAGTCCTCCTGTTTTTGCTAGCTGTGTTGGGTGCATGTTCTATTATCAACAGGTTTACCCGTGTTGCTGGCGAACTATTTGGCCTTCTCATTGCAATGCTTTTCATGCAGCAGGCTATtagg GGAGTTGTGGATGAGTTTCGTGTACCTCAGAGGGAAGACCCTAAGCAAGAAGCTTTTCTACCCTCGTGGAGATTTGGAAATGGAATGTTTGCTTTGGTTCTGTCCTTTGGCCTTCTTCTTACTGCACTAGGAAGCCGCAAAGCTAGATCGTGGCGCTACGGATCAG GTATGCTACGGGGATTGATTGCAGATTATGGTGTACCACTAATGGTGCTTATATGGACTGGTGTTTCCTGTATACCGGTAGATAGTGTTCCTAGAGGGATCCCAAGGCGCCTCTTCAGCCCAAATCCATGGTCTCCTGGTGCTTACACGAACTGGACTGTTTTAAAG GAAATGTTGAACGTGCCACTGATATATATCGTTGGAGCATTTGTCCCAGCCACTATGATAGCAGTTCTCTACTACTTTGATCATAGTGTTGCATCTCAACTTGCGCAGCAAAAGGAGTTCAATCTTAAGAAGCCACCTTCTTTCCACTATGACCTTCTTCTTTTGGGTTTCATG GTCATATTATGTGGCCTTCTAGGTATTCCTCCTTCCAACGGTGTTATCCCACAATCTCCAATGCATACTAAAAGCTTGGCTACTTTGAAGCATCAG ATTATGCGCAATAAGCTTGTAAGGACAGCTCGCACAAGTATTAGTAAAAACACAAGCTTGGCTCAGTTGTACAGTACAATGCAAGAAGCGTACAATGAGATCCAGACTCCATTAGTCTATCAACATCCACCAGGACTG GGACTGAAAGAATTAAAAGAGTCGACGATTCAATTGGCTTCACGTACTGGCTATATAGATGCGCCTGTTGATCCGACTGTGTTTGATATTGAGAAAGACATCGATGATTTGTTACCTGTCGAAGTCAAAGAACAGCGAGTCAGCAATTTGCTTCAGTCACTGATGGTTGGTTGCTGTGTTGCCGCTATGCCTCTTCTGAAGAAAATCCCAACTTCTGTTCTCTGGGGATACTTTGCCTTCATGGCCATTGAAAGCTTGGCAGGAAATCAATGTTGGGAGAGAATATTGCTTCTTTTTACTGCCCCAAGTCGAAGATACAA AGTTTTGACGGAGTATCATGCAACATTTATAGAGACAGTTCCCTTCAGATCCATTGCTACCTTCACCATATTCCAGACCGTTTACTTGCTTCTTTGTTTTGGGATTACTTGGATACCACTCGCTGGGGTCCTTTTCCCATTATTGATCATGCTTCTAGTCCCTGTTAGACAATACATCCTCCCCAACTTTTTCAAAGCAGCTCATCTCCAAGACTTGGATGCTGCGGAATATGAGGAATCCCCCATCATGGCTTTATCATTAGAT GATCAAGATCTGCAAAGGGTTGCCCATATGGATGATGGAGAAATTCTGGATGATATTCTCACAAGAAGCAGAG GTGTCACAGAGAGTGTTTAA
- the LOC113282438 gene encoding probable boron transporter 2 isoform X1, with protein MEETFVPLRGIRNDIRGRLLCYKEDWTSGFKVGLRILAPTTYIFFASAIPVISFGEQLERNTNGSITAVQTLASTAVCGIIHSIIGGQPLLILGVAEPTVLMYTFMFDFAKDRKDLGENLFLPWTGWVCVWTAVLLFLLAVLGACSIINRFTRVAGELFGLLIAMLFMQQAIRGVVDEFRVPQREDPKQEAFLPSWRFGNGMFALVLSFGLLLTALGSRKARSWRYGSGMLRGLIADYGVPLMVLIWTGVSCIPVDSVPRGIPRRLFSPNPWSPGAYTNWTVLKEMLNVPLIYIVGAFVPATMIAVLYYFDHSVASQLAQQKEFNLKKPPSFHYDLLLLGFMVILCGLLGIPPSNGVIPQSPMHTKSLATLKHQIMRNKLVRTARTSISKNTSLAQLYSTMQEAYNEIQTPLVYQHPPGLGLKELKESTIQLASRTGYIDAPVDPTVFDIEKDIDDLLPVEVKEQRVSNLLQSLMVGCCVAAMPLLKKIPTSVLWGYFAFMAIESLAGNQCWERILLLFTAPSRRYKVLTEYHATFIETVPFRSIATFTIFQTVYLLLCFGITWIPLAGVLFPLLIMLLVPVRQYILPNFFKAAHLQDLDAAEYEESPIMALSLDDQDLQRVAHMDDGEILDDILTRSRGEIRHTYSPKVTSTNSTLQNDTRPTTGQQVSQRVFNRSTSELRGEWSPCLRRHGSEVKQTPTPRASIPGQTSSDSSPH; from the exons ATGGAAGAAACGTTTGTGCCTCTGCGTGGGATCAGGAATGACATCAGAGGTAGACTGTTGTGCTACAAAGAAGACTGGACTAGTGGTTTCAAAGTTGGCCTCAG GATCCTCGCTCCTACAACGTACATATTCTTTGCTTCAGCAATCCCAGTTATATCTTTTGGAGAGCAATTGGAGAGAAATACAA ATGGTTCAATAACTGCCGTACAAACACTTGCTTCAACTGCCGTATGTGGAATCATACACTCAATTATTGGAGGCCAGCCACTGCTTATACTTGGTGTTGCGGAGCCGACGGTGCTGATGTATACTTTCATGTTTGACTTTGCAAAGGATAGAAAGGACTTGGGGGAGAATCTCTTCTTACCATGGACTGGATG GGTTTGTGTATGGACTGCAGTCCTCCTGTTTTTGCTAGCTGTGTTGGGTGCATGTTCTATTATCAACAGGTTTACCCGTGTTGCTGGCGAACTATTTGGCCTTCTCATTGCAATGCTTTTCATGCAGCAGGCTATtagg GGAGTTGTGGATGAGTTTCGTGTACCTCAGAGGGAAGACCCTAAGCAAGAAGCTTTTCTACCCTCGTGGAGATTTGGAAATGGAATGTTTGCTTTGGTTCTGTCCTTTGGCCTTCTTCTTACTGCACTAGGAAGCCGCAAAGCTAGATCGTGGCGCTACGGATCAG GTATGCTACGGGGATTGATTGCAGATTATGGTGTACCACTAATGGTGCTTATATGGACTGGTGTTTCCTGTATACCGGTAGATAGTGTTCCTAGAGGGATCCCAAGGCGCCTCTTCAGCCCAAATCCATGGTCTCCTGGTGCTTACACGAACTGGACTGTTTTAAAG GAAATGTTGAACGTGCCACTGATATATATCGTTGGAGCATTTGTCCCAGCCACTATGATAGCAGTTCTCTACTACTTTGATCATAGTGTTGCATCTCAACTTGCGCAGCAAAAGGAGTTCAATCTTAAGAAGCCACCTTCTTTCCACTATGACCTTCTTCTTTTGGGTTTCATG GTCATATTATGTGGCCTTCTAGGTATTCCTCCTTCCAACGGTGTTATCCCACAATCTCCAATGCATACTAAAAGCTTGGCTACTTTGAAGCATCAG ATTATGCGCAATAAGCTTGTAAGGACAGCTCGCACAAGTATTAGTAAAAACACAAGCTTGGCTCAGTTGTACAGTACAATGCAAGAAGCGTACAATGAGATCCAGACTCCATTAGTCTATCAACATCCACCAGGACTG GGACTGAAAGAATTAAAAGAGTCGACGATTCAATTGGCTTCACGTACTGGCTATATAGATGCGCCTGTTGATCCGACTGTGTTTGATATTGAGAAAGACATCGATGATTTGTTACCTGTCGAAGTCAAAGAACAGCGAGTCAGCAATTTGCTTCAGTCACTGATGGTTGGTTGCTGTGTTGCCGCTATGCCTCTTCTGAAGAAAATCCCAACTTCTGTTCTCTGGGGATACTTTGCCTTCATGGCCATTGAAAGCTTGGCAGGAAATCAATGTTGGGAGAGAATATTGCTTCTTTTTACTGCCCCAAGTCGAAGATACAA AGTTTTGACGGAGTATCATGCAACATTTATAGAGACAGTTCCCTTCAGATCCATTGCTACCTTCACCATATTCCAGACCGTTTACTTGCTTCTTTGTTTTGGGATTACTTGGATACCACTCGCTGGGGTCCTTTTCCCATTATTGATCATGCTTCTAGTCCCTGTTAGACAATACATCCTCCCCAACTTTTTCAAAGCAGCTCATCTCCAAGACTTGGATGCTGCGGAATATGAGGAATCCCCCATCATGGCTTTATCATTAGAT GATCAAGATCTGCAAAGGGTTGCCCATATGGATGATGGAGAAATTCTGGATGATATTCTCACAAGAAGCAGAGGTGAGATCCGACATACATACAGTCCAAAAGTTACGAGTACAAATTCTACTCTGCAAAATGATACTAGACCCACAACTGGCCAGCAGGTGTCACAGAGAGTGTTTAATCGTAGCACAAGCGAACTTAGAGGGGAGTGGAGTCCGTGCTTAAGAAGACATGGGTCTGAAGTAAAGCAGACACCTACTCCACGTGCTTCAATTCCAGGACAAACATCTTCTGATTCCAGtccacattaa